The genomic segment CCCCTGCCGACGCAACGTTACCGGTGGTACGCACGCTGGAGCGGAACCCAAAGCCGGCGGCCGGCGCGGCGTCGCGTCCAACGATGTGCACCGTGGCCACCCACCATCCCGAGGAATCGGTGGCGATAGCGTACTGGGTGCCCAGCATCATGGTGTCAGACGCCGCATACACCAGCATCGGGCTACGCACGGCAATGGTCGCCACGCCGGAGTTCGATTCGCTGGTGCGTATGCGTATGCGCGGCTCGATGGACGTTCCCACCGGCAGCCCTTCCACGAAGTAGCGCGCGCCGGAGCGAGGCGAACCTTCGTCGGCTGGCAGAATAGTGTCGCGCACCAATTCAATGGTGCTGGTGGCGGTGAGCTGTCCCGCTGGAACTGTCACGGCCACATCGGCGCCACTGAGTGTGCCACCGGCCGGACCAATTGGCTTGCGATCGAGTACGGGGCCATAGGGGCTGGCGCTCACGGTAATCTGAGCGCTGCCCTGTTGACCTGACGTACTGGCCGTGATGGTTGTGGTACCACCAGCAACTGCGGTCACGAGGCCGGTTTGCGCGACGGTGGCGACGGCGGATGCGGAGCTGGTCCACGTGTAGGTTTGGCCGGTCAACTCGGTACCGGCGCTATTGCGTGCAGTGGCGGTCAGCTGAACCGATGCGGGAACGCTGAGCGCGACGCTGCCGGGAGTCACCACCACGGACGTGACGGTGTTGTTTGGCGGTGGAGGCGGAGGTGGATTGGGTGTGGTGGGCGTATCGCTGCCGCCGCCGCAGGCGAACAGCAGGGCCACACTCGCGAGGGTCAAGGTCCGTGCGTTGAACGCCTGACGGATCTGACCGCGATTTGACCACAGATTGGTGAGCATTGTGCGCTCCGTATTGCAGGAGCGGCATCTCGCCTGGAGGTGTTTCGGGACCTCCACGGGACCAATCGGTCAGTGGATGCCGCTGGCGGGCAGGGTAGTCGTGGCGGGCGGCGCTGCATATCGGGCGAGTGCCGTGGTCTCGTAGGTGAATCCCTTGCCGTGCACTTGAGCGGTGAGGGTTGAGGGGCTTAGGGGCGAGCAACGGAAGCGTAGAGCGCTAGAGGGGTCAGCCGGCGAGGGTAGGACTGAGTTCTGCCCTCGCCGGCTGAGCCCTCAACGCTCTACGCTTCCGTTGCTCACCCCTAAGCCCCTCACTGCTCACCGCTCCCCTCACCGCCTCTGCCTTCTCGCCTTCCCTTCAAAGTCCCGATTGTGCAGTTGCGCCTCGGCCAAAAAAAACGCCGACTTCTGCTCCATCGCGCTCAACTTCCTCCGCGAGAATCGCTCGGCTTCGTCGAACAGCTCGCGCCACAGCGCCTCCAGCACCGCATCACCGCGCGCGTATTCGCGAATGCGGCGCGCCGTGGCCTCCAACACGCGCCGGGCCCCGGGCAGGTCGCCCTGACGATTGGCCTCAGTGGCCTCGGCGCGCGCCCGTCCGGCATACAGCGCCGCCACCTCGCGGTCCACCACCACGTCGCGCGGTTGCGCATCGTTCGCCTCGTGATTGCCGTACGTCCATGCAAAGCTCTGCTCACACTCCGGCAACACACGATCCCCGTCGGCCAGTACCGCGCGCGCGCTGGTGACTGCGCCCTCGCGATCTTCCGGAAACGTGAGACGCACCACCAGTGACAGCTCTTCGCCCGATGTCAGGTCGCCCAATTCAATGCGCAGTTCATTGTCACCCGCCGCGTGCGTGGTGCGATAGGTATTGAGCAACTCGCCACGGGCACCGGGCGGCAGCGCCAGTTGCAGCACCGCCCCGCGACGCACCACCTCCAGCGCCTCACCCAGTTCGCTGGTGAGCAGGTCTGCAATTTGCGCGGGTGTCCGAATGAAGTACGACTTGCCGCCGCCTTCGTGCGCCATGTCGCGCAGCAGGCGTTCATCGAAATCCTCGCCCACGCCAAACGTGGTGGTGGCAATACCGCGTGCACGCAGGTCACCGGCCGCGGTCTTCAATGCCGATGGTTCGGTGATGCCGGCATTGGCCAGGCCATCAGTGAGCAGCAACATTCTATTCACACATTCATTCGTGAAATACGGCGTCATTTGCGATGCCGCCGTCATCCATCCGGCAAACAGGTCGGTGCCGCCGCGCGGGTGCACGTCAGTGAGGCGCTGCAATGCGGTGCGTTTGGCGCCCGCAGTGGCCATGGTTGACGGCATGATCACGTCGACGGCGGTGTCGTACACCACCAGCGTGAACCGATCCTGCGGTCGCAGCATACGCAGCGCCTGCTCCACGGCTTGCGTGGCGAGCGTGAACTTCTGCTCGCCGTCCATGGAGCCCGACCGGTCCAGCACAATGCCCACATGAATGGGCAGGCGACCGTCACGCGGCGCGGCCAGGGGGGCGGTGAGCGACACCGCGAGGTACCGCGTGCTCCGCGCGGTGGCGCGCAACAGGGAGCGATCGCTCCGTAATGTCATCTGCATCGAATCGGGCACTGTATTCCTCCGCGAAGGTGGCATCGACGCGGCGCGCAAATGCAGGGCGCGTGGTCGACATGCGGGAGGATACCGGGAGGGTCTGACAGCGCCCGTTTCGCGCCCCTCAGGCGCTGGCCATCGCCTCCAGCCGCGCTGCCACCAGCTGCCGGATTTCGTCGGGAGCCAGCACTTCCGCCTCGGGCCCGTACTGCAGCACATGCCGCACGGCCCAGCTGTCGTCGGCCACCGGATGCTCCAGCGTCAGACTCCCGTCGCTTGCCAGCGCGGTGCCCTCGCGTTCGGCCACCCAACGGGAAATGCGCGGCGAGTACCGCACCGTCATGCGACGCGTCGTGTCCGAGGCGAATGCGCGACCGGCCTGCAACACGCGTTCGGCCACGGCGTGGTCCTTCTCGAAATGCTCGTCCAGCAGTTCCACCTGTTCGATGCGATCGAGTCGGTAGTGTCGCATCACGTTGTCGTCACCCAGCGACACCACATACCACATGTGCTCCGCGTACACCAGCGCGTACGGCCGCACATCACGCGACTTGCTTTCGGTGGCGCCGCTGGAGCGATACTGCAGACGCACGGCCTGTTGTTCGTTTACAGCGGTGCGAATGACCTGCAGATGTTCGCCGTTGGCCAGGTCGGTCAGCGTGGCATGACGCAACGATTCATGACGATCATTCGCTGGTAGCGTGGTGATGGCCTTGCGCAACCGGGTTATCGCGCCATCGATGGCGGCATAATCGGCGGGCGTGCGCTCCGCACGCAGCATGGTGAGTCCCAGCTCGAGGGCGCACAGCTCGGACATGGTGAGTCGCATAGGCCGGAAAAACTCGTTGGTGAACATGCTCACCGTCTCGTGCTCGACATGGATCTGGACACAGTCCACAAACCCGGCCACGTCAAAGCGCTGCGTGATGGACTGGAAATCGTGCACCATCTGCTTGGGCGTGGTACCGGCGGCCAGAGCCACTGCGGCAATCGGATAGTCTTTGTCGTCGGCAAATTGCGGGATGACCGCCAGAATCCGTTTCAGTTGTTGCGCGGCCGTATCAGGCATGGGTGACGTACCTCGCGCGCGTGGCCAGTACCAGTTGCCGATACTCCTGCACCAGTGAGTCCGGTGCTACCGGAACCGCGTCGCCGGCGAAGGACATCAACCAGCGCGCGAAGCTGTCGCGTTGTCGAATGTCAAAGCGACGCACCGTGGCGTTGTCGGTATCCGGTTTTCCCAGTGCCCTCGCGGCCAGCACGGCACCCGATTGCCCACGAAACTCCACCACGGCCTCCAGCGCGTCCATATCGCCAATTTCCCAGGCTTGCCGCGACTTCGCGTGTGCGCGCAATGAGAAGCTGGCGGGAATATCGAAGTCGGGTGAGGCTTTCTCCTTGTTGGTGATTTTCGCCTCGGTCATGCGATTGACCCTGAAGTTGCGCATCGCATTCTTGTCCGCATCGCGCGCGGCCAGATACCAGTAGCCGCTGACAAAAAACAGACCGTACGGTTCGACCGCGCGGGTGGCCACGCGATCTGCCGCCATGCTGTGATAGTTGAATGTGACGCGCTTGCGGGCGAACAGCGCGTCGCCCAGCGTGGACAGCAGCTGCGCATCAGCCTGCGGAACAGGCTCCACCAGCATGCCGGTGGTTGGCGCGTCGGTGGCCCCCATCGGCAAGTCGAACGCCAGCTTGCGACGCGCACTGCGCGCTTCCCCGGCCAACATGGGATCACCCACCTGCAGTACGCGGGCGACACTGTCGGCAATCACCAGCAGTTCATCGGGCTCGAACGCCAAGCATTCGATGGAGCCATAGCCAAACCGGTCAAGCTTGTCCGGCCGTTGGACGCCGTGCGCGGTCACCACGCCCAGATAGGGCAAGTAGAAATCGCGCACCTTGAGCGTGTAGGCCGATTGCTCGCTTCCGAGTTCGCCTACCGATTCAATGGGCACGCCCTGCGCGCGCAACTCGTCCTTGTCGCGCTCGAACATGCGCTTGAGCGTGTCTGATGGCTTTCCGGCCAGTACGCTGCCATCGGCGAGGTAGGCGGGCACGCGCCGGGCGAGCTCGGTGAAGGTGAGCGGCGTCTGCTTGCTGAGCAGCGCCGCCAGCAGATCAATCCAGCGGCGGAGTTTGTCAGTGGGCGGCATGTCATTCCGGTGGCGTTGGGCAATCGATCACAGTGGGGCGACTGTGGCGAAGATGCAGCATAGCCGAGGGGACCGACAGTGCCGGGCTGAACGGGATGTTGTCAGACCCTCGCCTCAGGTTGACGCAGCGGCCCAATGAAGGCGCCGCGTGTGCAATCACTGGAGGGGATATGACAGAGTGGAAGGCAGTACGTACGGCGCAGCGGGCGTTAGTGCTCGCAGGCCTGGCAATGTGGGTAGTGGCGTGTGGTGGTGGCGGGGACGGGGGCACGGCGCCGGCACCAGCCCCGCCAAGTGTCGCCACGGTAACTGTCACGCTGGCGCAGTCATCAGTAGTCGTTGGAGGCGGCACCAGTGCCGCGGCATCTCTCCGCGACGCCAGCGGTGCGTCGCTCAGCAACCGCACGATTGTCTGGACTTCATCGAATCCCGCAATCGCCGGCGTATCGGATGCCGGCGTGATCAGCACAATTGCCGTCGGATCGGTGACGATCTCGGCAAGCAGTGAGGGCAAATCCGGTACGGCCGCACTGACGGTGATCCCGCCGCCGGTCGCCACGATTGCCGTCGCGCTTGCGCAGTCAGTGGTCTTTGTCAACGCGTCAACCAGTGCTGTGGCTGTGCTGCGCGACGGCAACGGCACCGTGTTGACCGATCGGGCGGTGGCCTGGACCTCATCCAACGCCAGCGTGGCCACGGTCGGCGCAACTGGCGTCGTCACGGCGCTTGCCGCCGGAGCGGCGACCATCTCGGCCACGAGCGAAGGGCGCACAGGGGCGGCGAACCTCACGGTGCAACTGCCGCCGGTTGCGACGGTCACCATCAGCGGTGCGCCACGCGTCAAAGTGGGCGACAGTTACAGCTACACCGTCACGCTCCGACTCGGCGATGGCACCATTGTCAATCGCCCCATCAGCTGGAGCATCGCTGAGGCGGCCCAGGCGTCAGTGACACAGGGCGGTGTGGTGACGCCGCTTCAGGTTGGTGCGTTCACCATCCGACTGGTGATTGACGGGGTGGTGTGGACCTCCACCTACTCGGCGTACGATTGGGAGGCGCTCGCCAGCAGCGGCACGCAATTTCTCGTGCTCAAGGCCGACAACACCATCACCAACCGATCGGGGACTGTCGATTACTCGGAGTTGGTGGTGAGCTGCGGATCAAGCGGGTACTTCTTCGTGTGGGTGCGCACACCGCACGTGATCACGTCCAGCGGACTGGTGGCGATGTCGTTCGATGGCGGTGCCGCGTTCTCGCAGACGTGGGACGAGCTGTCGCCCAGCTACAACACGCTGTGGAAGCCCGGTTCGAACGCGGCCATCAAGTCGTTCTCGCTCGACATCGCCAGTGTGCGGGTATTCGGTTTCGCGTTCGGCGAGTTTCTCGGATCCTCCAAGGCCATGCTGTTTCGGGTTGGCGGACTGGGCCCGCGTTTGCCGCCGTTGTTCACCGCGTGTCCAGGCAGCGCCATCACGGCCAGCGCTGAGGTGATTGCGGCCGACCTCGCGGCGCAGCGGGCTGTCCTGGACGCGCGATGGGACCTGCGAGCGAATGCGCTCTCTGCAGCGGACCTCGCGAGTCGACAGCAGTCAGGGTCTGCGGTCGCGTCGGCATTCGGGCTGACGAACGCACTGAGCGGTACGATCTTCGCATCGCCGACCACGCATTCGCAGTCAGCGCGACGTCAGCGCTGACTATGCCTCGCGGTGAGGGCAGGGGCGTCTCGCTGCCCTCACCGCGCGCCAGCCTTCCACGCCTTGTACTCCACCGGCATGCAGCGCGCGCACGGATGGTATCCCGCGGCAATCGCGGTGGCTTCGTCGGCGAAGAACACGCGCTGCTGGGCATACAGTCCGCCCTCATGCAGCGCACGACGGGCGACCTTGCAGTCCAGGCGCCCGTAACGGCGCGCCTTGCGGTATCCGCCCAGGGTGCCGGGCACGGGGCTGGTGATACGGGCGCCGTCGGGGCCGATGAGAGTGTACTGCTTTTCGGTTGGCATGAGGGGAAAGCTAGCTCAGGGCGGAATTGACGGCCTGTGCAAGGCAATGGTGAAGCGAATGCGAGCCAACCACTTCACAATGCTGGTGGCGAACAGGCCCGTGCCTGCTGACATGTCGCGCCGATCGTGTCAAACTTGCATAAACCAAACAGATGGGTTACTGTCCCAGCACGTGGTCGAAGAGTATGCACCTTTCCTGATGCAGCAGTGGCGCATGTATCATGACTAGTCATCAGCTCAGCGACGCTGAGATCCGTGCGCAGATCCCTGCGGCGCTCGCTCGCGATGCGGCGCAACGCAAGAAGGGCCTGAGGGCGGTGAGCGCGAGGTACGATAGGAAGGCACAACGCGTGGTGCTGGAACTTACGAGCGGGTACTTGTTCGCCTTCCCGGTGCGGGCGATTCCGGCGCTCGCCGCGGCTACACCGGCGCAAATTGCTTCTGCCGATGTGCACCCATCGGGGCTCTCGCTCCATTGGGCCGCGCTGGATGTCGATCTGAGTGTGGCGGGGCTGCTCTTGTCTGTCATCGGCGAGAAGGAACAGCGTCGTCAGCTGGCAAGTCTTGCCGGCAAGGTGACGTCGGCCGCCAAGGCGAGGGCTGCACGCGCGAATGGTGCGAAGGGCGGGCGGCCACGAGGTCCGGGCACTCAGGCCCGCGACCCATAGGCGGCCTTACGGCTATGGGCGGTCCCACAGCGCATGCACCACGCGCCCTGTGCACGCCCCCGCCACACAACGCACGCGTACGCTGTCGGTTCGCGATCGGAACCACTCCAACCCGTCCCGCGGTACAAAATATCTGGCCGTAAGCGTCACTTGCACCGCGCTGTCCGGCTGCATCTGCATGTTGGCCACGTGATATGCCTCGCGCCGCGTGCTGCCGTACAGATCGGTCGGACGCACTATGGGCACACCCTGTTCGCGCAATTGTCTGGATACCCACGGTGACAGCGGCATGGTGTTGAGGTCAACGCGCGACGTCACCGAGAGCACGCGGGAGCGCGCGCGCGACGCCGGTCGCGCCATCGCGGCGCGCCACGCGGCCAGCACCACAGCCGCCGTATCGAATCGCGCGGGGGTGCGCGCCGCGAGTGGATTGATGCGCGGACAGTCGGCCAATCGCATGGCGCGCACCGCATACACACTGTCCACGGTGAGCATGTACTCCGACAATCCCCACGTTCCGTACTGACCAGGACCGGCCAGTGTGCCGCGCCACTCCACATACAGCGGTGTCTGACCCTGCGAGTTGGGCATGACGCCAACATGATCCAGCGTATTCGCGGCGTTTGCCATCGGCACACTCACCGCAATCGTTGGTGGTGGATCCGTGCGCGCCAGTACTTCGCGCGCCATGGCCGGCACGTCGTCGCAAAACGCAAAGGTGCTGCCTTCCCAATGGTGCACGTAGATACCGCGAAAATCGCCACGCAGCGTTGCGAACGCGGGCTCGCGACAGGCATTGGGTGGGAAGACGACATCATGCACGCGCCGTTCGCCTGCCTTGAGCACCAGGGCCGGTGACTCGGCGATGGGTCCCATGGAAGTTGCGCTGGGACAACGAACCTCGAGCGTGACCTGCCCCGGCGGGACATCTTTCGAGTAGCGACCGGTGGAGTCGATGTGTATCCGGCCCAGGCAGCCGAGACAGTTGACGGTGACGATGGCACCACGTGCGGGTGCGCCGGAGCTGAGGGATACCAGGCCTTCGATGTGCGCGGTGGCGACCCGTGGCGGCCGTTGTGCGGACAGCGCGCGCGGCGAGCCGTGGAGTGCGACGAGAATGACGAGCAGCGCCGTGGGGAATCGCATGGTCTGAGGGCCTCAGCGTGTTCCATCCAACACATCCCGCAGCATTCGCCCACGCTTCGTCCGGTAGATGCCAACGTCCCGGGAATCAAGGGTCAGCACCACCTTCATGACGTTGGACCACGCCGCCGGCGCGTTCGCGGCGTACCGTTGGTGGCGAGCAGAACGAGCGCCCTCAGCACCACCTCCGTCTGCGTGACATCCAGCCGCTCGCAGAGCGCGCGGAGCATCGCATCGGCTTCCGCGTCC from the Gemmatimonadaceae bacterium genome contains:
- a CDS encoding VWA domain-containing protein, with product MPDSMQMTLRSDRSLLRATARSTRYLAVSLTAPLAAPRDGRLPIHVGIVLDRSGSMDGEQKFTLATQAVEQALRMLRPQDRFTLVVYDTAVDVIMPSTMATAGAKRTALQRLTDVHPRGGTDLFAGWMTAASQMTPYFTNECVNRMLLLTDGLANAGITEPSALKTAAGDLRARGIATTTFGVGEDFDERLLRDMAHEGGGKSYFIRTPAQIADLLTSELGEALEVVRRGAVLQLALPPGARGELLNTYRTTHAAGDNELRIELGDLTSGEELSLVVRLTFPEDREGAVTSARAVLADGDRVLPECEQSFAWTYGNHEANDAQPRDVVVDREVAALYAGRARAEATEANRQGDLPGARRVLEATARRIREYARGDAVLEALWRELFDEAERFSRRKLSAMEQKSAFFLAEAQLHNRDFEGKARRQRR
- a CDS encoding WYL domain-containing protein → MPDTAAQQLKRILAVIPQFADDKDYPIAAVALAAGTTPKQMVHDFQSITQRFDVAGFVDCVQIHVEHETVSMFTNEFFRPMRLTMSELCALELGLTMLRAERTPADYAAIDGAITRLRKAITTLPANDRHESLRHATLTDLANGEHLQVIRTAVNEQQAVRLQYRSSGATESKSRDVRPYALVYAEHMWYVVSLGDDNVMRHYRLDRIEQVELLDEHFEKDHAVAERVLQAGRAFASDTTRRMTVRYSPRISRWVAEREGTALASDGSLTLEHPVADDSWAVRHVLQYGPEAEVLAPDEIRQLVAARLEAMASA
- a CDS encoding WYL domain-containing protein, encoding MPPTDKLRRWIDLLAALLSKQTPLTFTELARRVPAYLADGSVLAGKPSDTLKRMFERDKDELRAQGVPIESVGELGSEQSAYTLKVRDFYLPYLGVVTAHGVQRPDKLDRFGYGSIECLAFEPDELLVIADSVARVLQVGDPMLAGEARSARRKLAFDLPMGATDAPTTGMLVEPVPQADAQLLSTLGDALFARKRVTFNYHSMAADRVATRAVEPYGLFFVSGYWYLAARDADKNAMRNFRVNRMTEAKITNKEKASPDFDIPASFSLRAHAKSRQAWEIGDMDALEAVVEFRGQSGAVLAARALGKPDTDNATVRRFDIRQRDSFARWLMSFAGDAVPVAPDSLVQEYRQLVLATRARYVTHA
- a CDS encoding Ig domain-containing protein, with the translated sequence MTEWKAVRTAQRALVLAGLAMWVVACGGGGDGGTAPAPAPPSVATVTVTLAQSSVVVGGGTSAAASLRDASGASLSNRTIVWTSSNPAIAGVSDAGVISTIAVGSVTISASSEGKSGTAALTVIPPPVATIAVALAQSVVFVNASTSAVAVLRDGNGTVLTDRAVAWTSSNASVATVGATGVVTALAAGAATISATSEGRTGAANLTVQLPPVATVTISGAPRVKVGDSYSYTVTLRLGDGTIVNRPISWSIAEAAQASVTQGGVVTPLQVGAFTIRLVIDGVVWTSTYSAYDWEALASSGTQFLVLKADNTITNRSGTVDYSELVVSCGSSGYFFVWVRTPHVITSSGLVAMSFDGGAAFSQTWDELSPSYNTLWKPGSNAAIKSFSLDIASVRVFGFAFGEFLGSSKAMLFRVGGLGPRLPPLFTACPGSAITASAEVIAADLAAQRAVLDARWDLRANALSAADLASRQQSGSAVASAFGLTNALSGTIFASPTTHSQSARRQR
- a CDS encoding metal-binding protein, which gives rise to MPTEKQYTLIGPDGARITSPVPGTLGGYRKARRYGRLDCKVARRALHEGGLYAQQRVFFADEATAIAAGYHPCARCMPVEYKAWKAGAR
- a CDS encoding DUF2442 domain-containing protein, whose protein sequence is MTSHQLSDAEIRAQIPAALARDAAQRKKGLRAVSARYDRKAQRVVLELTSGYLFAFPVRAIPALAAATPAQIASADVHPSGLSLHWAALDVDLSVAGLLLSVIGEKEQRRQLASLAGKVTSAAKARAARANGAKGGRPRGPGTQARDP
- a CDS encoding carboxypeptidase regulatory-like domain-containing protein, producing MRFPTALLVILVALHGSPRALSAQRPPRVATAHIEGLVSLSSGAPARGAIVTVNCLGCLGRIHIDSTGRYSKDVPPGQVTLEVRCPSATSMGPIAESPALVLKAGERRVHDVVFPPNACREPAFATLRGDFRGIYVHHWEGSTFAFCDDVPAMAREVLARTDPPPTIAVSVPMANAANTLDHVGVMPNSQGQTPLYVEWRGTLAGPGQYGTWGLSEYMLTVDSVYAVRAMRLADCPRINPLAARTPARFDTAAVVLAAWRAAMARPASRARSRVLSVTSRVDLNTMPLSPWVSRQLREQGVPIVRPTDLYGSTRREAYHVANMQMQPDSAVQVTLTARYFVPRDGLEWFRSRTDSVRVRCVAGACTGRVVHALWDRP